From the genome of Lutzomyia longipalpis isolate SR_M1_2022 chromosome 2, ASM2433408v1, one region includes:
- the LOC129789054 gene encoding zinc finger protein 12-like, with product MEEWSVCRLCLQSSEYALKSFPDELFDQIPYYNIYFEIVGITLVDYTTFPNKICLVCEDEMLRAYKFRQKCLETEEKLKDMVGGDEKIEFVEPIEPTAAPVDDLEDDDGTADDTMMEQYIQMKQESSNEQRIAVSQAGGITPKKLKETSSPGGEKIRCKHCRIIFLGMDAFYDHKCYDIAKVETPVEPSKEGSGGDKNPKKIERRLFKCNECGQTFQMRSMILSHIEKHNKMKKYQCQYCNRRFYKAAIRKAHIYRHHFRKTLEFKCPQCPNEYNKGSELRQHIKEAHKEEITYQCDRCGKNFKSSSILTSHMKIHSDKVTCAQCGKELKNLRTLERHMEIHSGQKNYVCPVCSRTFTCNFSVKNHVRKIHPDDVHLLPPDGTVVNKRYLDRMAATHRRKDSGVKIEETQAIDACTSEAVESIIHN from the coding sequence ATGGAAGAGTGGTCAGTTTGTCGCCTTTGCCTGCAATCCTCAGAATACGCCCTCAAGTCCTTTCCGGATGAGTTATTTGACCAGATACCCTACTACAACATCTACTTTGAGATTGTCGGCATCACCCTTGTGGACTACACAACATTCCCCAATAAGATTTGTCTCGTGTGCGAGGATGAGATGCTGCGGGCGTACAAATTCCGCCAGAAGTGCTTGGAGACGGAGGAGAAGCTAAAGGATATGGTGGGAggtgatgagaaaattgaatttgtcgAACCCATTGAGCCCACTGCTGCACCAGTGGATGATCTGGAGGATGATGATGGGACTGCTGATGACACCATGATGGAGCAATACATCCAAATGAAGCAGGAAAGTTCAAATGAGCAGCGAATTGCTGTATCACAGGCCGGGGGAATAACTCCCAAGAAGTTGAAGGAAACATCAAGTCCAGGTGGTGAGAAGATCCGATGCAAACACTGTAGGATCATCTTCCTGGGCATGGATGCATTCTACGATCACAAATGCTATGATATTGCAAAAGTCGAGACACCCGTGGAGCCAAGCAAGGAGGGCAGTGGCGGCGATAAGAACCCCAAGAAGATTGAACGGCGCCTGTTTAAGTGCAACGAATGCGGGCAGACGTTTCAGATGCGTTCGATGATCCTCAGTCACATCGAGAAGCACAATAAGATGAAAAAGTATCAGTGCCAGTACTGCAATAGGAGATTCTACAAAGCTGCCATACGGAAGGCGCACATCTACCGCCATCACTTCCGGAAGACGTTGGAATTCAAGTGTCCACAGTGTCCGAATGAGTACAACAAGGGCAGTGAATTGCGACAACACATAAAGGAGGCACACAAGGAGGAGATCACCTACCAGTGCGATCGCTGTGGGAAAAACTTCAAAAGTAGCTCCATCCTCACGAGTCACATGAAGATTCATTCGGACAAGGTGACCTGTGCTCAGTGTGGGAAGGAATTGAAAAATCTGCGCACGCTGGAGCGTCACATGGAAATCCATTCGGGACAGAAGAACTACGTCTGCCCCGTGTGCTCGCGTACCTTCACGTGCAATTTCTCCGTGAAGAATCACGTGCGGAAAATCCATCCGGATGATGTGCATTTACTCCCACCCGATGGGACAGTGGTGAATAAGAGGTACTTGGATCGAATGGCAGCCACTCATCGTCGGAAGGACAGTGGCGTTAAAATAGAAGAGACTCAAGCCATTGATGCATGTACCAGTGAAGCCGTTGAGTCGATAATTCACAACTAG
- the LOC129789066 gene encoding zinc finger protein 557-like, producing MDDWSVCRLCLESSEGGLKAVPEASYNKISFERMYFELIGKFLREYPTFPALVCTKCEQLLIQSYIFREKCLETEGKLQTMLDERPIKPPMTTKTPKTEKVSDFVIKFLSEPSQPQVAVPKPPKPDPEPAKSTNSRLSATLNIEDLKTRTIQCKRCRDFFKGLDCFKSHKCFQDDKAKDSPNAVPAKKPQVKKRINKRKFFKCSECPKTFRSYHNHQAHMDKHRNIKRYSCHHCGATFSDWVVKRTHVYKEHLKKFLCECAECGKGFYRKFLLKLHIEKEHLKLNAQCEICGKTFKQKYALPKHKQEVHGTSKFSCNICKKELKTMRTLKHHLLTHAGEKNYVCPVCSRAFTCNFSLKGHVRKQHPDDVHLLPPDGTIVNQKYLKKTRK from the coding sequence ATGGATGATTGGAGTGTGTGCAGACTTTGTCTGGAATCAAGTGAAGGAGGTCTTAAAGCCGTTCCTGAAGCATCATACAACAAGATATCATTTGAAAGGATGTATTTTGAGTTGATTGGAAAGTTTCTGAGGGAATATCCAACCTTTCCGGCTCTTGTTTGCACAAAATGTGAGCAGCTTTTGATACAGTCCTACATCTTCCGGGAGAAATGCCTTGAAACTGAAGGGAAGCTACAAACGATGCTGGATGAGAGGCCAATTAAGCCCCCAATGACGACAAAAACGCCAAAAACAGAGAAAGTTAGTGATTTTGTCATTAAATTCCTTTCGGAGCCATCACAACCTCAAGTTGCAGTTCCTAAACCTCCTAAACCTGACCCAGAACCTGCAAAATCAACCAACAGCAGGCTTTCTGCAACACTAAATATTGAGGATCTCAAAACGAGGACAATTCAATGCAAGAGATGtcgtgattttttcaaaggactCGACTGCTTCAAATCCCATAAATGCTTTCAAGATGACAAAGCAAAGGATAGCCCGAATGCAGTTCCTGCTAAAAAACCCCAAGTGAAGAAAAGGATAAAcaagaggaaatttttcaaatgttcAGAATGTCCAAAGACATTCAGGAGCTACCACAATCACCAAGCTCACATGGATAAGCATAGAAACATAAAACGGTATTCCTGCCACCACTGTGGGGCAACCTTTTCGGACTGGGTGGTGAAGAGGACTCACGTGTACAAGGAGCatctgaagaaatttttatgcgAATGCGCTGAATGCGGTAAAGGGTTCTACAGGAAGTTTCTGCTGAAGCTGCACATTGAGAAGGAGCATCTGAAGCTAAACGCACAATGTGAAATCTGTGGGAAGACATTTAAGCAAAAATATGCACTCCCAAAGCATAAGCAGGAAGTCCATGGTACGAGTAAGTTTTCCTGCAACATCTGCAAAAAGGAATTGAAGACTATGAGGACACTCAAGCATCACTTGCTTACTCATGCGGGGGAGAAGAATTACGTTTGTCCCGTATGCTCTCGAGCCTTCACGTGCAATTTCTCCCTCAAGGGTCACGTGAGGAAGCAGCATCCGGATGATGTGCATCTCCTACCTCCAGATGGGACGATTGTTAatcagaaatatttgaaaaagacgaggaaataa